The sequence below is a genomic window from Chondrinema litorale.
TACCTCTTTTAATTCTAGTTCAGCTTCTTCAAATTTTTGTAATTTGATTAACTGCTTAGAAAAATATTTTCTTAAAGCTATATTTTCTGGGGAGTTTCTTACCGCTTCTCGCAGACTTTTCAATTCTTCAGGTTCCAAGGGTAAAATTATTTTTAGTGTTATGCTTAATTAAACTGATTAATGCACATTATTTCGCATTTTATTATTATTCATGCAGTTTTTACTGCTTTACTAAAGTCAGATTGCAAGTATAAATAATGTTATTAATTCTTAAGTTGCTATTCCAAAATATTACTTACCCTTAAGATAAAAGTTATTTTTTGATTTCAAATGTTTTACACACATGACACAACCGGATTGATTTATTAAATTTTTCAATAAATTGGTCGATTATTACTACTAGCATACACGCATTATCTCACTTATTGAATGCTGATCAATAGGTATTAACTATCAAAAAAATAAAATGAAATATAAGGGTATAGAAGTTTTGGACTCGATTACGGTTGATTGTGCAATATTTGGTTTCGAAAATAATGAGCTAAAAGTACTACTTGTAAGAAGAAATATTGAACCTCAGAAAGGCATTTGGGCTTTACCGGGTGGTTGGATCGGCGTTGAAGAAGACGTTGATGATGCTGCTAAAAGGATTTTGGAAGAAGCTACAGGTGTTGGAGGTATTTTTATGAAACAAGTATCTTCTTTTGGTAGAGTTAGCAGGTTTCCCGACAAGAGAATTATTACAATTGGTTACAGTGCTTTGGTGCAACCTCAAGATTACTCATTAAGGCCGGGTCAAGATACAAGTGATGTAGTTTGGCAACAAATTAATGAAGTTGGCCAACTCACTTTTGACCACAATGAAATCTTAGAGGCATCTCTTAAGTCTTTAAGAACAAATGCCAGACATGCTTTAATAGGGATTGAGCTTTTGCCTGAGAAATTTACTTTATCTCAGTTGCAAGCATTACACGAAGCAATTCTAGGTGTCACGCTAAACAAGCGAAACTTTAGAACAAAAATGAACAAGTTAAAAGTGATTAAAGCCTTAAACGAATGGCAGACAGAGGTTTCTCACAGACCGGCTCAACTGTATACTTTTGACAAAGAGCAGTATTATAAGATAGTTAATGAAGATTATGAATATGAATTGATTGTTTAAATAGAGCTATTATCTGATTTAAGATAAGAAAACAAACACAAAATTACCTAGTTTTGCTCCATCAAATCTAGGTAATTATGAAGGTTATAAGTGAATTAAAAGAGACAAATAGCTTTGTACGTAAGTTAAGAGCAGATGGTAAAAAAGTGGGGTTTGTGCCAACAATGGGTGCTTTACATCAAGGGCATATATCGCTTATTGAGGCAAGCAAAAATGAAAACGATTATACAATTTGTAGTATTTATGTAAATCCTACACAATTTAATAATAAGGAAGATTTCGAGACCTATCCTAATCTTTTTGCGCAAGATAAAGCTAAGTTAGAAGAAGCCGGTTGCGATGTAATTTTTACACCTTCGCATGAGAGTATGTATCCTAATGGGGTAGATAATCTATTAAGTTTCGATTTTGGGTCGCTTACATCTGTGCTCGAAGGAAAATACAGACCCGGACATTTTAGTGGTGTAGGCATTGTAGTTTCAAAGCTATTAAATATAGTGATGCCAGATGTCGCTTATTTTGGCCAGAAAGATTTACAACAGTTTATGGTAATTAGAAAACTGGTAAGCGATCTATCGATTATGACCGAAGTTAAAAGCTGTCCGACTTTAAGAGAGCCTGATGGATTGGCAATGTCTTCAAGAAATTTGCGACTTAATGAAGAAGAACGTAATATAGCACCATTACTTTATCGAGTATTAAAAGAGGCAAAAACAGCTTTAATCGAAGGAAATGATGTGGGTAATGTTCAGAAAAAGGCTTTTGATTCAATTGCTGCAAATGCATTATTTACACCAGAGTATATCGAAGTTGTTGATTTTAATTCTTTTAGTTTGATAAAAAATGGCAAAATAAATAATAGTGTAGCTATTTGTTTGTCAGCTCATTTAGGGAAAGCACGCTTAATAGATAATGTTATCGTTGAAGTTTGATTAATGTTCTTAATGTGGGAAACGAACAGAAATATAATATTCAATGTTATCTTTGCGAAAAACTGGTAAATGGGCAGGGAGTTTCCCGATAAACAACAGGAATAGGAAACCATGTATATTGAAATATTAAAATCTAAAATTCATCGGGTTAAAGTAACACAGGCAGAATTGAATTATGTGGGAAGCATAACTATTGATGAAGACCTGATGAAAGCAGCAGACCTGATCGAAGGGGAAAAGGTACAGATTGTAAATAATAATAATGGCGAACGCTTCGAAACGTACGTAATTACCGGAGAAGCAGGTAGTGGTGTTCTTTGTTTGAATGGCGCTGCGGCAAGAAGAGTACAAGTAGGCGATATTCTGATTATTATTTCATACATGAGTGTGAAAAAGAAAAAGGCTGCTGAATACAAGCCTCTTTTGGTTTTTCCTGATGAAAATAATCGTATTTCCTGAGTTTAAACCTCTATGAAATTCACTTTAAAATCTTCATTAAAATACCTTGTATCATTGGTATTTGGAATCGCATTGTTCTGGTGGCTTTACAGAGAGAAAAACTATCAGGATTTATACGATAGATTTCAAAATATCAACATGTTCTGGGTAGCAATGTCTGGAGTTACAGCATTAATTAGCCATTGGGCGAGGGCATACAGATGGAAAATTGCATTAAAGCCATTTAATCTGCATGTAAGTACCTTTAGAGCCATGTTGGCTGTTATGGTAGGTTATTTTGCCAATATGATTATCCCTCGTATAGGTGAATTTGCCAGAAGTGGAATCTTAAAACGAACAGACGATACACCTGTAAATATCTCATTTGGAGCAATTATAGCCGAAAGAGCTATCGACCTTATTATTTTAATGCTTCTTACAGGCTCAGTTTTTTTACTTGAGTTTGATAAAGTAGGCACTTTTGTACTAGATAAATTACAAAGTACTTCAGGTAACCTAATGCTTAAAGTGTTGCTACTTTCGGCAGTTGGTGTACTTGGTTTGTCTGTGTTGTTTATATTATATAAGTATAGAGCCAGATTTAAAGAGAATTTTATCTATAATAAGGGTAAAGAGTTTTTAGAAGGTATTAAAGAAGGTATTCTTAGTATAAAAGAACTCTCTACTTCTGACAGAGTAAGATATGTTGCACTTACATTATGTATTTGGGTAATGTATTTTTTAATGTCTTACTTGTTTTTCTTCTCTCTTGAAGAAACCTCATCTTTAGGAGTTAAATGTGGCCTTACTACATTAATTATGGGTGGTATTGGTATGGCTATACCAACTCCAGGTGGAATGGGCTCATATCATATATTTGTTTCTTTTTGCCTTACAGTTTATGGGCTTGAGAAAGGGCTTAGCAGCGATTTTGCATTGCTAATGCATTCTACTCAATCGCTCATTGTAATCATTCTAGGTGCGATCAGTTTGGTAATTACGATGATTATCATTTTAAACAAAAAAGAATCACCATCTGAGCCAGAAGATGTTGAAGCAAATATCTACCGATAAACTTCATTTTGTACAATTAGTATTGAATAAGTGAACTCGGGTTGAGATAAAACATCTTTTTCCAACCTTGATGGCTAGTATCAATTCGCCATGGTAGCGGAATTAAAGTTACAATTGAGTAATGTAAATGTGGAGGTTTGCCTTTCGCATTTCCACTATCGCCTACAGTACCTATTTTATCGTTCTGGTTTACTATTTTAAAACCACTTGTACTGATGCTTTCTAAATGTGCATAATAGTGCAAGCGTCATTTGGGGCCGAGAATTACAACAATATTTCCTCCCATGCTTATTTGGCCAGAGTACAACACAAAACCTTTGGATGCTGAACGAATATTTGTGCCTTTTTTAGCAAAAATATCGATGCCTTTATGTGTTACTGATCTGCCCCATGGATAATACCAGAATGAGTCTTTATGATAATCTTGTTTGCCAGCACCTTCTACTGGCATTCTAATAGCGTCTCTTAGCAGTAAAACCGCTATAAAAACAACTAAAAAGCATAATTTCAATACGTTTTTTAGCATTATGAGTTCTTTTATTAATACAGCATTTGTTAAATAGATTGATCAACTTTTAGATTGATCTTGTTACTCACACTGGTAGAGCATTTATAGTGAAATTTTATTTGTATAAGTCTGTAGTTTCAATGAATAAAATATTACAAATTTGCGGG
It includes:
- a CDS encoding NUDIX hydrolase, which produces MKYKGIEVLDSITVDCAIFGFENNELKVLLVRRNIEPQKGIWALPGGWIGVEEDVDDAAKRILEEATGVGGIFMKQVSSFGRVSRFPDKRIITIGYSALVQPQDYSLRPGQDTSDVVWQQINEVGQLTFDHNEILEASLKSLRTNARHALIGIELLPEKFTLSQLQALHEAILGVTLNKRNFRTKMNKLKVIKALNEWQTEVSHRPAQLYTFDKEQYYKIVNEDYEYELIV
- the panC gene encoding pantoate--beta-alanine ligase, encoding MKVISELKETNSFVRKLRADGKKVGFVPTMGALHQGHISLIEASKNENDYTICSIYVNPTQFNNKEDFETYPNLFAQDKAKLEEAGCDVIFTPSHESMYPNGVDNLLSFDFGSLTSVLEGKYRPGHFSGVGIVVSKLLNIVMPDVAYFGQKDLQQFMVIRKLVSDLSIMTEVKSCPTLREPDGLAMSSRNLRLNEEERNIAPLLYRVLKEAKTALIEGNDVGNVQKKAFDSIAANALFTPEYIEVVDFNSFSLIKNGKINNSVAICLSAHLGKARLIDNVIVEV
- the panD gene encoding aspartate 1-decarboxylase, whose translation is MYIEILKSKIHRVKVTQAELNYVGSITIDEDLMKAADLIEGEKVQIVNNNNGERFETYVITGEAGSGVLCLNGAAARRVQVGDILIIISYMSVKKKKAAEYKPLLVFPDENNRIS
- a CDS encoding lysylphosphatidylglycerol synthase transmembrane domain-containing protein, giving the protein MKFTLKSSLKYLVSLVFGIALFWWLYREKNYQDLYDRFQNINMFWVAMSGVTALISHWARAYRWKIALKPFNLHVSTFRAMLAVMVGYFANMIIPRIGEFARSGILKRTDDTPVNISFGAIIAERAIDLIILMLLTGSVFLLEFDKVGTFVLDKLQSTSGNLMLKVLLLSAVGVLGLSVLFILYKYRARFKENFIYNKGKEFLEGIKEGILSIKELSTSDRVRYVALTLCIWVMYFLMSYLFFFSLEETSSLGVKCGLTTLIMGGIGMAIPTPGGMGSYHIFVSFCLTVYGLEKGLSSDFALLMHSTQSLIVIILGAISLVITMIIILNKKESPSEPEDVEANIYR